Proteins encoded together in one Urocitellus parryii isolate mUroPar1 chromosome 3, mUroPar1.hap1, whole genome shotgun sequence window:
- the Wdr18 gene encoding WD repeat-containing protein 18 isoform X1 → MAAPMEVAVCTDSAAQLWSCVVWELHSGANLLTYRGGQAGPRGLALLNGEYLLAAQLGKNYISAWELQRKDQLQQKIMCPGPVTCLTTSPNGLYVLAGIAESIYLWEVSTGNLLVILNRHYQDLSCLKFTGDSSHFLSGGRDCLVLTWSLCSVLQVDPSRIPAPRHVWSQHTLPITDLHCGFGGPLARVATASLDQTVKLWEISSGELLLSVLFDVGIMAVTMDLAEHHVFCGGSDGSIFQVDLCARPTERERSFQPEQDPGKVFRGHRNQVTCLSVSTDGSVLLSGSHDETVRLWDVQSKQCIRTMALRGPVTNASILLAPVGMLSSDFKPSLPLPRFNKHLLGAEHGDEPQGGGLPVRLGRHQQGSEPSYLDRLEQLHKVMCSTMEKVERARRPGPAARARDGAGGPSAQPAQDQPRSLRLLHTHHHAASQVRAALREASATSAFKGRAQALGPVLCFDFLLRLGAVLSGFWSTGMGRVPRCCSVFNKRWSKSHFLLPCVPARPSGQTGPSRPNAAVGGLWSSGSRPRPLWPGGGQPHAAGRQVWRPRGCRRSPQLSQGGLC, encoded by the exons ATGGCGGCGCCCATGGAGGTAGCCGTGTGTACGGACTCGGCGGCGCAGCTGTGGAGCTGTGTCGTGTGGGAGCTGCACTCGGGCGCCAACCTGCTCACCTACCGCGGCGGCCAGGCTGGGCCCCGCGGCCTGGCGCTGCTCAATGGCGAGTACCTcctggcggctcagctgggcaaGAATTACATCAGCGCCTGGGAGCTGCAGCGGAAG GACCAGCTCCAGCAAAAGATCATGTGCCCTGGACCTGTCACCTGTCTGACCACGTCACCCAATGGCCTCTATGTCCTGGCAGGAATTGCAGAAAGCATCTACTTATGGGAG GTCTCCACCGGGAACCTCTTGGTCATCCTGAACCGCCACTACCAGGATCTCTCGTGCCTCAAGTTCACTGGTGACAGCAGCCACTTCCTCTCTGGGGGCAGGGACTGCCTGGTGCTGACCTGGAGCCTCTGCAG TGTGCTGCAGGTGGACCCCTCCAGAATCCCTGCGCCCCGGCACGTCTGGTCTCAGCACACGCTCCCCATCACAGACCTGCACTGCGGCTTTGGGGGCCCCCTGGCCCGGGTGGCCACCGCCTCGCTGGACCAGACAGTGAAG CTGTGGGAGATCTCTTCTGGTGAGTTGCTGCTGTCCGTCCTGTTTGATGTGGGCATCATGGCTGTGACCATGGACCTGGCCGAACACCACGTGTTCTGTGGTGGCAGTGATGGCTCCATCTTCCAAGTGGACCTCTGTGCTCGG cccacagagagggagaggagctTCCAGCCAGAGCAGGACCCTGGGAAGGTCTTCAGAGGGCACAG GAACCAGGTGACCTGCTTGTCGGTGTCCACGGACGGCAGTGTGCTGCTCTCGGGCTCCCATGATGAGACGGTGCGTCTCTGGGACGTCCAGAGCAAGCAGTGCATCCGGACCATGGCCCTCAGAG GCCCTGTGACCAACGCCTCCATCCTGCTGGCGCCAGTGGGCATGCTGAGCTCCGACTTCAAGCCCAGCCTGCCATTGCCCCGCTTCAACAAGCACCTACTGGGCGCCGAGCACGGGGACGAGCCGCAGGGAGGGGGCCTCCCCGTGCGCCTAGGCCGCCACCAGCAG GGATCAGAGCCCAGCTACCTGGACCGCTTGGAGCAATTGCACAAGGTCATGTGCAGCACCATGGAGAAGGTAG AACGTGCTAGGCGGCCAGGACCAGCTGCGCGTGCGCGTGACGGAGCTGGAGGACCAAGTGCGCAACCTGCGCAAGATCAACCGCGATCTCTTCGACTTCTCCACACGCATCATCACGCGGCCAGCCAAGTGAGGGCTGCGCTGCGAGAAGCCTCCGCGACCAGCGCCTTCAAGGGTCGGGCTCAGGCGCTTGGGCCAGTTTTGTGTTTCGATTTTTTACTCCGTTTGGGGGCCGTTTTGTCTGGGTTTTGGTCCACTGGTATGGGTCGTGTCCCACGGTGCTGTTCTGTTTTTAACAAAAGATGGTCTAAAAGCCACTTTCTGCTGCCATGTGTCCCTGCCAGACCCAGTGGCCAAACTGGGCCCTCCAGACCCAATGCCGCGGTAGGGGGACTGTGGTCATCGGGTTCCAGGCCAAGGCCCCTCTGGCCTGGAGGTGGCCAGCCCCATGCAGCAGGTAGGCAGGTGTGGAGGCCCAGGGGTTGCAGAAGGAGCCCACAGCTCAGTCAGGGGGGCCTCTGCTAG
- the Wdr18 gene encoding WD repeat-containing protein 18 isoform X2: MAAPMEVAVCTDSAAQLWSCVVWELHSGANLLTYRGGQAGPRGLALLNGEYLLAAQLGKNYISAWELQRKDQLQQKIMCPGPVTCLTTSPNGLYVLAGIAESIYLWEVSTGNLLVILNRHYQDLSCLKFTGDSSHFLSGGRDCLVLTWSLCSVLQVDPSRIPAPRHVWSQHTLPITDLHCGFGGPLARVATASLDQTVKLWEISSGELLLSVLFDVGIMAVTMDLAEHHVFCGGSDGSIFQVDLCARPTERERSFQPEQDPGKVFRGHRNQVTCLSVSTDGSVLLSGSHDETVRLWDVQSKQCIRTMALRGPVTNASILLAPVGMLSSDFKPSLPLPRFNKHLLGAEHGDEPQGGGLPVRLGRHQQGSEPSYLDRLEQLHKVMCSTMEKNVLGGQDQLRVRVTELEDQVRNLRKINRDLFDFSTRIITRPAK; encoded by the exons ATGGCGGCGCCCATGGAGGTAGCCGTGTGTACGGACTCGGCGGCGCAGCTGTGGAGCTGTGTCGTGTGGGAGCTGCACTCGGGCGCCAACCTGCTCACCTACCGCGGCGGCCAGGCTGGGCCCCGCGGCCTGGCGCTGCTCAATGGCGAGTACCTcctggcggctcagctgggcaaGAATTACATCAGCGCCTGGGAGCTGCAGCGGAAG GACCAGCTCCAGCAAAAGATCATGTGCCCTGGACCTGTCACCTGTCTGACCACGTCACCCAATGGCCTCTATGTCCTGGCAGGAATTGCAGAAAGCATCTACTTATGGGAG GTCTCCACCGGGAACCTCTTGGTCATCCTGAACCGCCACTACCAGGATCTCTCGTGCCTCAAGTTCACTGGTGACAGCAGCCACTTCCTCTCTGGGGGCAGGGACTGCCTGGTGCTGACCTGGAGCCTCTGCAG TGTGCTGCAGGTGGACCCCTCCAGAATCCCTGCGCCCCGGCACGTCTGGTCTCAGCACACGCTCCCCATCACAGACCTGCACTGCGGCTTTGGGGGCCCCCTGGCCCGGGTGGCCACCGCCTCGCTGGACCAGACAGTGAAG CTGTGGGAGATCTCTTCTGGTGAGTTGCTGCTGTCCGTCCTGTTTGATGTGGGCATCATGGCTGTGACCATGGACCTGGCCGAACACCACGTGTTCTGTGGTGGCAGTGATGGCTCCATCTTCCAAGTGGACCTCTGTGCTCGG cccacagagagggagaggagctTCCAGCCAGAGCAGGACCCTGGGAAGGTCTTCAGAGGGCACAG GAACCAGGTGACCTGCTTGTCGGTGTCCACGGACGGCAGTGTGCTGCTCTCGGGCTCCCATGATGAGACGGTGCGTCTCTGGGACGTCCAGAGCAAGCAGTGCATCCGGACCATGGCCCTCAGAG GCCCTGTGACCAACGCCTCCATCCTGCTGGCGCCAGTGGGCATGCTGAGCTCCGACTTCAAGCCCAGCCTGCCATTGCCCCGCTTCAACAAGCACCTACTGGGCGCCGAGCACGGGGACGAGCCGCAGGGAGGGGGCCTCCCCGTGCGCCTAGGCCGCCACCAGCAG GGATCAGAGCCCAGCTACCTGGACCGCTTGGAGCAATTGCACAAGGTCATGTGCAGCACCATGGAGAAG AACGTGCTAGGCGGCCAGGACCAGCTGCGCGTGCGCGTGACGGAGCTGGAGGACCAAGTGCGCAACCTGCGCAAGATCAACCGCGATCTCTTCGACTTCTCCACACGCATCATCACGCGGCCAGCCAAGTGA